CCAACTTAGCGTTTCTTTTTACTGAAAGTAATTTGCTAGAAAGATATAATTTGGCCAAAAATGCAGGTTTCAAGTGTGTTGAAACTGGATTTCCCTTTGGTTTCACTAGGGAAGAAGTGGTGAAAGCAAAAACTTCATCTGGGTTGGAACAGGTTTTAATCAACATTTACACTGGGGATGTAACTAAAGGCGAGTTAGGATTTGCAGCTCTTCCTGGCAAAGAACAGGAATTCAAAGAGAGCATTCACAAAACCATCCAATATGCAAAAGATCTAGGAGTACGAAAGATTCATATCATGTCAGGTAGAGTTTTAGAGGGAGTTTCCCAGGCAAATGATAATGCCTATCTGCAGAATTTGAAGTATGCTGCTGGATTActtgaaaaagaaaatattgtgGGGTTAATTGAACCAATAAATAGTTACTCTGTCCCCAATTACTACATGAACAGTTATAAAAAAGCAGTGGAAGTTGTTGAGACTATTAAAAGTCCCAACTTGAAAATAATGCTGGATATTTTTCACCTACAACATATTCAAGGAAATGTTTCAAATACTATTAAAGATTTAATGAAATATATTGGTCATGTGCAAATAGCACAAGTACCAAATAGAAATGAACCAAACACTGATGGTGAACTCAATTATAAATATATTCTGGATCTGTTAAGGAAAGAAGGATATACTGATTGGATAGGATTGGAATATAAACCAAAAAGTGATACTTTAAAGGGCTTGAATTGGATCAAGGAAATGGGATATTCCCTTTAGTGAACCCAATACATAATTGTATAtaaatattctgaatgaaatttattaaaacaaaactgtttattttcttccaacaatTTTTCCCACTTGAGCATATGAAAttccaataattattattttaactTTCTGATTTCAAATGCGTGCGTATGAGCCGCCACTGTACTATGGAGGGTAATCTACCCTTCATACACTCTGTTAAAGTACGTTAGGTTAGGTATGCCTACCCTGGCCTCTACCTGAGTCTACACCCATAATAGCTAAGAATAACTAAAATTTAACCTACTTTAACAGAGAGTATGAAGGGTAGATTTTAGATTACCCTCCATAGTACAGCGGCGGCTCATACGCATACCGTATGCGTATGAGCCGCCGCTGTACTATGGAGGGTAATCTAAAATCTACCCTTCATACTCTCTGTTAAAGTAGGTTAAATTTTAGTTATTCTTAGCTATTATGGGTGTAGACTCAGGTAGAGGCCAGGGTAGGCACGCCCTCTTCCCAGAATTCTATCACCCAATTTCAAAGAGAAATTTATTGAGTCaatattttacatttttgttttgttaatCGAATTAGAAACTTTATGGCACAAGAGCACCTCAGAAGGTCATCGCTCTGAATAGTCTAAATGGTCAAAGTTTACGAAATAAAGCTGAATTAGAGTTAGTTTTATATATTTTACTGCCCTGCGACTATAGTCAGTCTCTATACATggctataataataataggtcTACTACTATGCAATGCAATGGTGAAGTTCGTGACTTTACCCTTCATCTAAATTAATTTTCGTAGGGAATGCACAGCAGATCAGCTTTGCTGCCAGTATAATGAGGATTTTACCATGTATGCAGGCGGTGGTGTGGACGGTAACTTGAAGATTTTCGATAGTGATTCGAATGAAATACTTATGACCTTATCGGATAATGAAGTTCAAGGGAGAACTGCTTCAGTTACTTGCGTCAAGCATAGACCAGTAACAAAAAATTATCCTATCAATAACTGCTACACCTGCACTTGTAAGTTATTCGAATATTTTGCAGGCTAAAGTAAAGTTTCTATTTTCTCATATTTCTGATCTTTACACATGCAAAGTGTTCCTACTGTAAAATTTGTTTGTGAGCAAACTTACGCCGTGGCCAACCAAACATCTTGAATGTTCATATTATTCATGCAAACATCTACGCCAACTTGGGACCCGAATCCAACAGGTTTTGATCAGTCTACAGACATGCAACAGAATGAATATATATCTTCGACACTTTTACTTTACGAAGTTCTGTTTACATGTCTGTAAGCAGCTTAAATGTAGACTACCGACAGTGTGATGAGATGAGTATTACACCGTTTCTTATTTCTCCATCATGATCAGTAATCAtgcttattttcaattttttactggTCTTCCACCGTGATTCCACAATCAAACTCATACACATGAATTTAAGATGTCAACGGTTTGGTTAAATGCTGGAACTATAACTTCAAGCAATGCATTTATACAATTCGAGAAAATAGACAGACCTACGGCTTAGCTTACCATCCAAGGTTGCCCAAGTTCATCACTTATGGTGATAATATGAAAGTTTACCTGTATGATGAAGAAACTAAAGTCCAGGAGCGAGTTTTGCAAGCTAGGTAGGTGGAGAATGTCATTTTATTGATCGTACTCGTACTGGCATAAAAGGTGATATATGCCTTACactgtatgaattttttttctctttacaGATGCATGCGTTAGAATCTTTTCTCATACCATAATTTGAAACTGTCTTGATTATTCCAGTCATTCGTAGTTGTGATCCTTTGCTTTTATCCATTTTGCAGACCTTGATTTCAAACAGCTCTTTGACCGAAGTACATACTGTGTTATCAAGATTAAACATAAAATACATATTTAGTTTTTACATTTTACACTATAATTATTCGCTGTCAAGAATATCTGATTTTCAAATTACTTTTCAGTGATAGGAAAGAAGCACACGATGGACCTATTTCCAGAGTTTTCGCTGGACGATTCAATCCCAGATCGAATTACGAATTTCTAACAGGAGGTTGGGATGATTTAGTTCACCTCTGGGATTTGCGAGCTCCCCATGCAGTGAAACATATTTCTGGAGTTCATCTCTGTGGAGAAGGATTGGATATCAATAAAAGAGGAACAGAGGTTTGTCAATTTTAAAACTATCAATCGTTGTATATGGAATTAACATGAATGATAAGCAACAATAGAAAAGTTAGGAATTTTTGAATTAAACTTGGAAGAAGCGTATATAATACTAAAAGGCAGCAATGGATAATTTACATCCATATATATCGATGAAGTGGTAATTGCTTATGTAAatgcattgaactaaagaaagttcaatgtGTAAATGAAAGAGAATTTCTTTTGACTATTTTTAATCAAACGTTCAGGAAAGGCTAGGAACCGTCGTAGACTGGGGGTGGCAAAAGGGACTAAATGAAGAACACGCCATTTCGCGATCCATTGTTAGATATGAGCGTTGTTTTTCGATTTCGCGCTGATTCAGAGCTTTCAGCCTGAAATCCTAAATCAACACCACATTATATGATAAAAACACGGGGACACGTTTTATTTAGGTACATAAGGTGCAGGTTTTCATGTCTTCATCAGAAATGTTACTTTCGTAATCTGAATTCGTCCATTTGCTATTTGCGTCCTTGATTGGGTCACCTTCATCAATATAACTAGGAACAAATTGTGttctaattttttatgaaaagcGAAAAACTCCATCCTCTTCCTTCGTTGCTATTTCTATGTTATATTAGTGTAGATGAAAAGAGTTGAAACGATATGAAAACattggaaacatttttttctttcagatcCTCACTTGCTCCTGGCGCAAAGAAGAACAACTGCAGCTTTGGGATTATTCatctttcaaaataatatcAACATTTTATCCAGATGTGCATACATGCAAGGTATATAATTCATCATTCATTTACACGAGTTCAGCCTCATTGCAACTTCAACCATGTACTGCAAAGTGCAAACTCAAAATTTGGGCATGAGAAATCAATATGCATGCCGAATTTATTTTGATCATATTTTCCACAGTAATCGACAAGAAATAAGCGATAAAGAACACCATTGTTAAAATTTCGTGAATCGGTAGGTAGAAATAACACCGCATTTTGCTCTTTTACAGCTTTACTGTGGTCGTTTCCTGAACTCGGACTTTTTATGTTGTTGTGGAGGTGATCCAGCACTGCTTCGTGTTGTTGATCTTCAAACATCCTATGTATGTTTTATCGAACGAGAAGCAAAATAATAACTTATTTATTCGATATTATTTTTCAGTCTGCTGTTATAATCCACAGTCTGCCATCTGCAGTTTACCATTTGAATGTGGGTCCTATGAAGGTATCAAAAGGTAACAAACCTCAGGTGGAGGAAGATGTCCGTCAGAAAGCAGATATAAGTCGTGTACCAAAATTATGTTATACATGTGGTCGTAAATTAATACAATTAGATTTCGTTTAACCTAGTATTTCATTTCAATACACTTCTAGAATTCATAGAATCTTTGCACTTTGATTAACTCTTTTCATCTTTTACCGTTATACCAGCGTTAACAGTTTGAAGGTGAAGGTTCCTAAGACAATTTTGAGGTTGGGGTACCTAAACGCTCAACTGACAAAAATGTCTGTTGGCAAAAAGTGAAATCTTATATTGTTTCATTCCTATTGGcgagaaaaatcactacatCGATTTTCATCACTGACAAAATATACGTAAATGTCAAGTACTTcaactaaaattcaaaatttatgtTTTTCAAACCCTATCTTGAGATTAAACCTCTGAGCAAAATGAAAAAGCCCTTACATGCACACATAGCACCTAACGTGCCTAGCGACtctaaggaaaaaaaattatctctaaCTAATATCTTGAAAAATATTCCAAGTACAGTCATGAGTCCCGAACGAATAGAAGAAGAAAGAAGGTTGAGTAGAGAATCTAAAGCCAGAAAGtctgaaatcagcaaaaaatacAACGAAGAAATAAGTATTCGTACAGTTGATCCCAAGAGAAATAGAGTTGAAACGGATCCTACCATTACTGGGAAAGCTACCCTCAAATTGTGTTGGTACGTATGGGTTTTAATTTTCCCTACAAAAACTCAAGAGATCACTTCTAGTGAGATAGGCATCGATCAGTTATGTTGCCATTACAACCAGGATTACTCCCTTTTAGCCACAGGCGGAGCTGATGGTGTTGTGAGGTTATATGACACTCCGAACTTTGACTTCGCCAAAAGCATCCGAGGAGGCAATGACACAGAAGGTTTCACATCTTGTGTTACCTGTATAAAACACAAACCTGTGTTGAAACCGGACCAAATAGATAATCATTTTACTTTCACCTGTAAGTGATTTTCTTCTGTATACCTAAAGCAAATGAGGTAGGAAGCCAAATGAGGACTACTCTAGTACAGGGTGGTTCTACTATAAGGCTGTAGAAGCACAAACGTTTACCTCGGGACATCTCTTTTATTTTGTATAGCTGGGAAGGAATGTGTGgaggaaaataataattatacagttTTTACATTGCCAGTAAAATGAACGTTGTTTTCGTGATCATATGTCTAGCAGACCTGATGCGAGAACCTCCTCTAAGGGTGACCGgtcaccgaatgcgaagttgagcgaagctgagcgttttcaatgctaatataattgacaaactacgaatcgagtgacgtagcttgtcatttagcattgaaaacgcccAGCTTCGCTCAatttcgcattcggtggccggcacagatcaataaaaaatttttattgatctgaggtggccggtcacccttacGTGTAATGAGAACCATAGAGCAGATACTGATATTTGggtgaatttcaaattttcattcaaagtCGAGTATCGCCTTCAAATATAGGATTATTCCTTGAACATTGTCGAAAACTGAAATCCCAGAATTTGAACATGTGCACCCCACGATTATGGAGGGTCATAACCACGATTCCGAATCGACCTTAATGGGCCGCACTATATGGCTGGGTGTTGATTGGGACCAATAAGATGTAGAAATGAGAAGCAATAGGAGATCAGAATTATGCGAAGTCGCATTAGCGGGCATTGGCATAGGTATCATGAAATTTGCCTGGCCACCCAatacgtcatcacccttccatCAGGCTCTGAAATTAATTGAGTCTCTTCTCTATAGCTTTTTGGCTGGGGACGAGTGCAGTTCACAGGCTTATGAGCTCTGTCGACGATCGGCCCTGAGAATTAACATTTTCCCCTCATTGCAAAGAATATTTTGTTTGCATATGATACTCGATCTTTTAGTTTCTTCATTGGGAGAAATTCAAAATTCTCACTGATATCAGAACCAGTTCGTAATAAAGGTATTTATATACAAGATGAATCGAAAATGTCGATCAAGGTATCTAGGGATGATACCCCAAAAAATAAGAGATATTCGTCTAATGATCTTATGTCCGAAGCCGCTCATTGAGGGCGCCTAGAAAGGTTTGACTATAAATAGGTTCTCCTACACTATTTTTGAAATACTATTGTTCGATATTTCCGAT
Above is a window of Coccinella septempunctata chromosome 5, icCocSept1.1, whole genome shotgun sequence DNA encoding:
- the LOC123314320 gene encoding E3 ubiquitin-protein ligase COP1-like; translation: MDQPKRKSLAGPMHLAIAQPTHEVSAGLGPTKKTEQDTGETTKGPVETGGFKKSKGPKDTTTIEGRAIIIGSAECTADQLCCQYNEDFTMYAGGGVDGNLKIFDSDSNEILMTLSDNEVQGRTASVTCVKHRPVTKNYPINNCYTCTYVNGLVKCWNYNFKQCIYTIRENRQTYGLAYHPRLPKFITYGDNMKVYLYDEETKVQERVLQASDRKEAHDGPISRVFAGRFNPRSNYEFLTGGWDDLVHLWDLRAPHAVKHISGVHLCGEGLDINKRGTEILTCSWRKEEQLQLWDYSSFKIISTFYPDVHTCKLYCGRFLNSDFLCCCGGDPALLRVVDLQTSYSAVIIHSLPSAVYHLNVGPMKVSKGNKPQVEEDVRQKADISRVPKLCYTCGRKLIQLDFV
- the LOC123314323 gene encoding putative hydroxypyruvate isomerase — protein: MINFFLYLLVFAVPHRIVDAEMTKFCANLAFLFTESNLLERYNLAKNAGFKCVETGFPFGFTREEVVKAKTSSGLEQVLINIYTGDVTKGELGFAALPGKEQEFKESIHKTIQYAKDLGVRKIHIMSGRVLEGVSQANDNAYLQNLKYAAGLLEKENIVGLIEPINSYSVPNYYMNSYKKAVEVVETIKSPNLKIMLDIFHLQHIQGNVSNTIKDLMKYIGHVQIAQVPNRNEPNTDGELNYKYILDLLRKEGYTDWIGLEYKPKSDTLKGLNWIKEMGYSL